In Brassica napus cultivar Da-Ae chromosome A3, Da-Ae, whole genome shotgun sequence, the sequence CGTCTTTGTGATCGCATGGAAGTAGCCCGAGTTGCGATCCCCTAGTTTGAGCCAAAGTAACCTACTCCTTTGCCTCCAAAACTCCTCTTCCGCATTATAGGCCTTGTTCAGTTCAGAAGAGATGCTCTGGATGAGGCTTGTGTCATTAACCGGACTGGAGAGAGCAGAGTTAAGCTCCTGTTTCTTTTGCTCTATAAGTTTTTTACTGTTACGCTGCTGCTTTCTGTTCCATTCAGAGATAACACTCCGTGTCGTCGAGAGCTTTTCGCAGACCGGAGCGTCGCGAGCCTCTTTCCAGGTTTCGGAGATCAATCTCTTGGCTTCATCGTTTTTGCAAAGTCGTCGATCATACCGAAAGAGACCTTTACGCCTTTTGGCTCCCTTGTCAAAGAAAGAGAGGAGTGGTCTGTGATCTGAGCTGTTATCGAGTTCGAGATATTGACATCTAGCAGTTGGAAATTCTTCCGCCCAAAACGTGTTTGAGACTGCTCTGTCCAGTCTACACTTCACCAAATGATCTCCGCGTACACCTCTCCATGATAGTGTTTCACCTGAGTGCTGAAGGTCAAACAGGTCGCCTTCCGAGAAGAAAGTTCTCAAATCAGAAAAAGACCCTTCTGGTCTCACTATGCCTCCGTCCTTCTCACTATTCGACAATATGTCGTTAAAATCGCCCGTGACAAACCATGCAGCGTCTCTGTTCTGGGCAGTTACAAGGAGCTGGTCCCAAAGCTCATTTCTTATAGCTCTATCCGTACTAGCGTGCACAAAGGACGAATAAAATCTTTTTCCTTCAAATTCCACTAAGGTGTCAATTACATGAGCATTTGAGAATAACACACTGATCTTTACACCTTCTTTCCAAAATAAACCGAGGCCACCAGCGCCATGACCAGTAGGAGGTATCAAGAAATGGTGATCAAATCGTAGCTTCTCGAGTTTCTTTAGCACCACTTCATTGGGATTTTTTGACTCCATGATGAAGAGAATATCAGGCGCATACTTCTGTGATATCTCTTCGAGTCGACGAACTGTCCGGGGATTCCCCACCCCCTGACAGTTCCAGCTAGCTATGGCTAAGGAGCGGGGAGGGATGGAGTCCGAAAATCCATCCTCCTCCTTGAGATAGCCGGGATCATGTTGCAGATGGGCCGATTATCCGAGCTCGTGGTGGAAATCGCCTCTGCTCCGCCTCTGGAAGTTCCTCCTTTCGATTTTGTCTTAGCATTTGGCGCGGGCGATAATGGGGTCTTTCTCCTTGGAGGAGTTCCCTTGGCCTTAGTGACTCTGCGGTTCTTCGGAGCAGAGTTTGCTGGTGGTTTTGGCTTTCTACTTGCTTTACTCCCAGGGGGACGCCCCGGTTTACTTTTAGCACCACTAGCCAGAGCAGCTTCAGCTCTTCCATCTTCTATAGCTTGACTCGGTCCCAACCTTTGAGCAGCCGGGATTCTCTCATTGCTCCCTTCTTGAGGGTTATCAGTTCGGTTTGCTTGTGATCTTTCGGAGATCCTAGGGTTGTTGTGAGGACTAGGCCCTAGCCTCTGCGAGGCAGGTAATCTTTCCGGAGTGGGCGATACTTGGCCAGTCGGTTGATCCAGATTTGAATTGAGTGAATTTCGCACAATGCGCTCAGCATTTTCTTGCACCTCTCCCAACTCTTCAGCTCTTCTCACTCTTTCCTGTCGGGCTTCTCTTTCCGCCGGATCAGCACTCATAGTGTATTGGAGTATTGTATTTCTTACTTCTCCAAGAACTTCATTGACAGCTTCCAGAGGAAAGCTGTGTCGCTCAGGATCCTGGGGATTCCCCTTAACAGGAGCTTCATGGTTACTTTTTGCGACAGAAGAGCCATCATCCCTAACATCAGGACTTCTTCTTGAGACTTCTCTGTAGAAATTTTTACCAGGAGGAGCTTGCTTGGTGCGGTTCCTGTCCCAGTCTCTTCTTGAGTACGCTGACCTCTCATACTCGTGTCTTGATCTTTCAGAAGCTTGCGAAGATCGACGTTGATAGCTTCTCTCCTGCCAGCGTTGCGGTTGAGATTTGTTATTTCTATCAGACATCCTTTCACTAGACACCCTTTCCTTGTGTTTGAAGTCATTTCTCGGGTTCGAAGCAGAAAAATGAAAGACCTCATTTCTTGGTTCTCTCGCTTGTACCCTTTGTTCATGCTTGTTTGCAACGGAGGACGCCACACGGCCATGGCCAGCATCATGGTTATTCAAGTCGCTTGCTTGGGCTTGCTGCTGGTTAGCTTCTAGAGCCTTTCTTTCAGCTCTGGCGACTAGGCAGTCCTTGAGTTCATGATCCAGCTTGAGGCATTTGGTGCAATGTTTATCAAGTCTCTCATAGACTAAGGTGGTTGCGACCTCATCCCCATTGGGGAATTCCACAACTGAGTTTTTTATCAAAGGGAGCAGTCCATCCACATGAACTCGCATCCTCACAGTCAAGGGTGTGATCTCAGCTTTCTCATACTTTCCAATGTCAGCGCCAATGCATTCAACGATTTGCTCTGTCCACAAGTGTACAGGGAGACCCTGCACTTTAATCCAAAAAGGAATCAGGGATGGGAAAGATGGAGCAACTGTTGGTTCCCACCGCTGGAGGATAATCATCCACCTTGCATAGTGGTAGGGCCGCTGTTCAAGCACAGATAGTAAGTCAGTTTCTCTTTCAAATTGGAATTGGAAGAGCCCATTTCCAAGGTCCGATCCCACAGGTTTGAACTCAGTTTTCCAGTGCTCTGTGAAGAAGGGGATAACCGACCAGACCTTCTGAGCAGTTTTGTTGGTCACACGCCCAATGAGCGTAAGAGAGTGCTTCCGGATTAGGTCGTCATTTTCCGGGAATGGAGCTTTTACCCGAGCAGAGCGAAGAGGATGCTGGGCCTCAAGGTCTAACCCTTTCCCTTTCTCTGCTGAAGAGATTCTACGGTGAGCCATCAGATCTTGCGGTCACGACGAGGATACTTTGATGTCTGAGCGGAGGGAGCCTGTGCCCTGATAAGTACTCAATGAAACAGCAGTTTCTACAGCTTAAGGGAATCCCCTGAAGTCAGTATCAACACGTCTTCTAGTCAGGTCGaactttgttttagtttttattacaTAGGTATTTCCTTTAcaatatgcatatataatatatatatatatatatatatatatataaattgccTGGACTCATGATCAAAAAGAAATTGTGAAATATGAAGAGGAGAAGTAGCCATGAATAAATGTTTACTGAACTGAGAACTAATAAACAGAGGCTTCTTTTCTCTCTATTTATCCCTAACAGAAAATCTCCAACAATATTTGCATAGTTAAGCTATGCGAACACACTTGTACAGCTTATATACCTCTCATCATTACACATTGATGCCGACCTCGCCAAAGACCAAATCTGAATCACTTCCGAAGAAATCAGATAAATTCTTTTCATATATGGAGTTGCATGAAGAAGAATCATATATTATCACATACAGCTTTTTGCTTCAACATCTCCAAAATTTGTATGTTTGCCAACCTGTCGTGGTCATATAGGATCATTGTATCCAATGCAAAAGcattgcttcacttcaaacagcTGTCAAAAGAAGTTACTCAAGGAGTCCAATGCCACAAATGTCAAACCAGCTTTAGTAGCTTCATGTTTCCAGTAGAATTCGCAGCTACAAGCATATTCGACTTTTTTTTCCAACAGACGCTCGACACAAACTGCGCATTGTCATCGAAGCACTCGTTTCCAGAAATGGGATCCACAGCTCCAAACTTGTATGAAGTCATTGGCATCGGTAAGGATTTATAGTAACTATATACCTGAGAAGCAAAATCCAAGCAAAGAAGAATATTTTTCAAGTTATAAGCGAACTTTAACGGATGAaacttgtttgtttattataataataaaatacctCATTGGTCTCTGAACCACATGCTATGTATCCATCCAAAACTGATAATCCAACAAAATTCTGTTTTTCAGGTAAAAGATTAGAAGACATCAGAACTAACGTACGATGTTGGATCCGaattttataattctttttgGGACTAACCTTTTGATTTGTATGTCCTTTATACGTCAATGGACAAGCACCAGGAGATAAACCAGTCTTGTTAAGATTCCAAAGCTTGAGAGAGTTATCAGTGGAAGCAGAGACAATGGTTTCTGAGTCCATAAATTTAACATAGCTAACAGTTTTCTCATGGCCAGACAATGTGCACCAAGGAGTTCTGACGTACCGAAGATCATAGCAATAGACCTTGTAATCAGCTGACCCAAATGCCAATAAGTGATTGGAATATGCAGAGAATTGCACGCAACACACGTTAGCTGGACTCCAGATTGTGCCTAATGAACGTTTCTGCATAAGCCACCAGAGAAGAACATAAATTCCACTACCTTTGGATAGTCATATGTCTAAACAGAGAATCATAATTTATGGGAGCTATACTGATTCGGAGttaagaaaaaaagtgtttACCTCATTGACGCTCCAAAGCTTTACCGAACAGTCATCACTTCCACTGACAAATTTTGTCGGGTCAGATGGAGAAAAATCAACTGACCAGGCTCTCTTCTGATGTTCTGTATACTGGGAGAATCCTTGTCCAGTCCCTGCATCCCATATCTGCAGGACAGATCCTACTGAGCAACAGAGGATGGCAAATGAAAAAGAAGATAACATGTCATAGATAGGAGAAACTATTCAAACGCACCTGAACTACACCATCGTAGTCAGTCGAGGCTAAGTAGTTTTTGATGTAATTATTCCAGCAAACACAGCTTAATTTGGATTTGCTGACCATCTCAACTAGTGGATATTGAACACCGACAGATTCATTCATAAACGCATTGAAGTCAAAAATCTTGATTTTCTTTGATATCCCAGCGGCTGCTATGTGTTCCTCTTCAGCGTCAAAACTCAATGAGCATACCACACTAGCAGTAGAGTTTAAAAGATCTCCACTTCTTATTGTCCCACAGGTTTCAAACTTGCTATACCGAGCAAATTTGCACACCCCCTCGAAAAACACTTCCACTTGATCTGAAGATTTTCCTTTGGTTTTCGTTTCCTGATTCTCATTTTGGTTTTCAGACCACCTGTCCTTTAGAAGGCTTTTGTCAGAACGGGAGGCGGAATTGGATAACTTCATTTGTGATCTCATGAAGAAATATGCATCTTCAAGTTGACGGATATTACTCATCATCAGCCTGTCAGTATTAGCAGTTGGTGCAAACAAGGCGCCAGAAGAAGTTGTACAGCGCTCGTCTAGGGGAGATGATTGCACTCTTGTTTCAATAGCTCCATGAGATCTCACCAGAGATGCATTTGAAGAATATCTTTGCTCGGCTTCCTTAATATCATCCTCCAAGGTCTGGATGTCTTGCAAAAGCTTAGttgcatttttcttcttctgcttttcTAGTGAAGACAAAAAATGAAGTAACAGCTCAGACATCTCCTCATCAGCAGCAGTCGATATCGCCGAATCATTCTTGGATATCAACTCAGAATTTAGTATTTCTCTGTCACAGGAAAATAAGAGACTCAGAACTGAAAAAGAAACAGCAAGAATGTTCACATAGTAGCATGCTGCATGCCACTTTATGTACACAAATTTGAGGGGAAACATTGAATAAAATTGAAAGTGACATGATTCATTTCAGAGATCACTCAGCTAAATACCTAGCTGTTGGTCTCGAGGAGGGTTCCGGATGTAGTAGCCAAAGACAAAATCCAGCTTCCTCAGGATATTTGGAGAGAAATGCTGGTGGGAGAATCCGATGACGTAAATCTGCCATCATTGCAGCATGCATCTCACTGGACTCGCAATGACATAGCAACTGAAACAACCATGGTCAGTCAGGCTAGAGACTTCAGTTAACTAAAAACTGACAGGTTATATTGCAGACTGGTAAATAGTAATACTATCTCTGGGACTACAAATAAAAGTCTGAAGAAAAGAGATGGAAGCCCAACCCGCTAGCACACAGACATAAAATGAAAGAGACATAAGCATAATATGTGTAGTAAATGTCCTTACCTCAAACAGAAGAACACCAAGGGcatatatgtttgatttttctccGGAGTCTTCTCCATTTATCTCCTCTGGACAAGTATACCATTGCTCTTCAAGCCATGTGGACATAGACTGTTTTCTCCTCGTCATCGATGCCACTCCTAAACTTTTTCTATAGTTTTGCTGTTGAAGTTCACAACTGTCTGGATTATATGCATCAACCACGTTCAAATCAATCACAGGGCTGATCCTTTCGAAAGGTCTCCCAGTTGAAGGAGCCTCAAGgtccatttttcttttcttcaaatCCCTACCCATAACAGATGATTCCTGAGTCCCCGGCCTCTTCCTATTCACCTCTTCGTCACCGTTGTTCTTTCCGAACGTACCAGTATACCTAAGTTTCTTGGAAGGGACCAAAGCGAAAAGGGATGGTCTCAAGTCCATCAAGAATAATCCTTGCGAATGGGCTGAGTCAACCAGCTCCACCAGCTGCCTAAATAGAGAAAGGCCATGCCGTCTCTCTCGTTTACCATAACTTGATCTAAGAAACTCCCTCAAACTGATTCCATCACCATGTCCTTTGTGACTTGAATTTCCTGGGATAGGAGACTTGCTATTATCCAACTTGTTTTCCTGGCAATCTTGGCCAGAGACAAAGTCAGGAGGAGTTTCTTGGTTTTCCCCCTTCATAGCACTCAGGAAACTGGAAGAACTCAATGCAGGTGCGTTCATATTAATGCTGTTATCTCCAGCTGCTCTAAGACGTTGAGAAAACGCTTCAAGATTCTGATGGCTCCTCCTATTGATATAGTTTAGCCTTTCAGAAGAAGCTCCCGCAAGCTGTTGTCTGATTCTAGACAGCATATGAGAATCAACATCTCCATCTCCTAGCCTAAACGCAGGAGGAGAGCCTCTAGcaagattattattatatacatgCTCAAACTTCCCAGCCCTAGAACTAGAACTAGAACTAGAACTATCTACATTAACTATCCTATTATTCACCAATCTGAGCTCTTCAACACAGATCTTAGAAGAAGCTCCTACAGATTCTTCCACCGGAGGCTTGTTGATATCATCAACAACATTCTTCATGTCAGCTGAGCTTCCTGTACAAGGAACATCATCCACTCTTCCTTTGAATTGTAAGTTGCTACTCTCCACAGCTTCTTCACCGATCAACACAGCCTCCATGCCCTAAccgttattaaaaaaaaaatggaatcgCATCAGAATCGGAATCAAACCCTAACAACTAAATTCTCcggaagatatatatatatgcatgttcAGATTCTAAACACACAAAAGCAATATTCAAACGTAATTTGAAGCAAGCTAGTGAGAACCATTATGTGACATTTAAGCAAACGAAGAAACCAATCATGTAAAAATCTCATGCGAAACGAGAACTGCACGAAAATCAAATCGGTTACCAGTTACCGAGAGATCACACACTATCAGATCATACAGCGATGCGGTGAGGCAAGTGGGAGAA encodes:
- the LOC106438276 gene encoding protein SUPPRESSOR OF PHYA-105 1-like isoform X2 — translated: MEAVLIGEEAVESSNLQFKGRVDDVPCTGSSADMKNVVDDINKPPVEESVGASSKICVEELRLVNNRIVNVDSSSSSSSSRAGKFEHVYNNNLARGSPPAFRLGDGDVDSHMLSRIRQQLAGASSERLNYINRRSHQNLEAFSQRLRAAGDNSINMNAPALSSSSFLSAMKGENQETPPDFVSGQDCQENKLDNSKSPIPGNSSHKGHGDGISLREFLRSSYGKRERRHGLSLFRQLVELVDSAHSQGLFLMDLRPSLFALVPSKKLRYTGTFGKNNGDEEVNRKRPGTQESSVMGRDLKKRKMDLEAPSTGRPFERISPVIDLNVVDAYNPDSCELQQQNYRKSLGVASMTRRKQSMSTWLEEQWYTCPEEINGEDSGEKSNIYALGVLLFELLCHCESSEMHAAMMADLRHRILPPAFLSKYPEEAGFCLWLLHPEPSSRPTAREILNSELISKNDSAISTAADEEMSELLLHFLSSLEKQKKKNATKLLQDIQTLEDDIKEAEQRYSSNASLVRSHGAIETRVQSSPLDERCTTSSGALFAPTANTDRLMMSNIRQLEDAYFFMRSQMKLSNSASRSDKSLLKDRWSENQNENQETKTKGKSSDQVEVFFEGVCKFARYSKFETCGTIRSGDLLNSTASVVCSLSFDAEEEHIAAAGISKKIKIFDFNAFMNESVGVQYPLVEMVSKSKLSCVCWNNYIKNYLASTDYDGVVQIWDAGTGQGFSQYTEHQKRAWSVDFSPSDPTKFVSGSDDCSVKLWSVNEKRSLGTIWSPANVCCVQFSAYSNHLLAFGSADYKVYCYDLRYVRTPWCTLSGHEKTVSYVKFMDSETIVSASTDNSLKLWNLNKTGLSPGACPLTYKGHTNQKFWMDT
- the LOC106438276 gene encoding protein SUPPRESSOR OF PHYA-105 1-like isoform X1, coding for MEAVLIGEEAVESSNLQFKGRVDDVPCTGSSADMKNVVDDINKPPVEESVGASSKICVEELRLVNNRIVNVDSSSSSSSSRAGKFEHVYNNNLARGSPPAFRLGDGDVDSHMLSRIRQQLAGASSERLNYINRRSHQNLEAFSQRLRAAGDNSINMNAPALSSSSFLSAMKGENQETPPDFVSGQDCQENKLDNSKSPIPGNSSHKGHGDGISLREFLRSSYGKRERRHGLSLFRQLVELVDSAHSQGLFLMDLRPSLFALVPSKKLRYTGTFGKNNGDEEVNRKRPGTQESSVMGRDLKKRKMDLEAPSTGRPFERISPVIDLNVVDAYNPDSCELQQQNYRKSLGVASMTRRKQSMSTWLEEQWYTCPEEINGEDSGEKSNIYALGVLLFELLCHCESSEMHAAMMADLRHRILPPAFLSKYPEEAGFCLWLLHPEPSSRPTAREILNSELISKNDSAISTAADEEMSELLLHFLSSLEKQKKKNATKLLQDIQTLEDDIKEAEQRYSSNASLVRSHGAIETRVQSSPLDERCTTSSGALFAPTANTDRLMMSNIRQLEDAYFFMRSQMKLSNSASRSDKSLLKDRWSENQNENQETKTKGKSSDQVEVFFEGVCKFARYSKFETCGTIRSGDLLNSTASVVCSLSFDAEEEHIAAAGISKKIKIFDFNAFMNESVGVQYPLVEMVSKSKLSCVCWNNYIKNYLASTDYDGVVQIWDAGTGQGFSQYTEHQKRAWSVDFSPSDPTKFVSGSDDCSVKLWSVNEKRSLGTIWSPANVCCVQFSAYSNHLLAFGSADYKVYCYDLRYVRTPWCTLSGHEKTVSYVKFMDSETIVSASTDNSLKLWNLNKTGLSPGACPLTYKGHTNQKNFVGLSVLDGYIACGSETNEVYSYYKSLPMPMTSYKFGAVDPISGNECFDDNAQFVSSVCWKKKSNMLVAANSTGNMKLLKLV